The window TGTTTTCACCGGCCCGCCGGCGGCCATTGATAGCAGATACCGTACTGTCCGAACCCGGATTGAACGTGCCGTAGCCGATCATGTTGACGTGGACGCCTTCGCTGAGCACGTCTTGCGGGATCGGGCTGAACAGCATTCCATAGGTCGGCAGGGTGAAAAGCGGATCGAAAGTGGTCAGCATGGCCACATCAGCCGCCGGGAAAGGATCACCGCCAAAGGCCCCCGCCTCTGGCGTCATCACATTCAGCGCGAAAGTCAGCCCGTTGCGGTCATCAATGAACTGGTTGTCAGTACCGATCCAGTTGAACAGAGCATCAAACGTATCAGGGCCATAGGCGATGATCGGCGTCAGCGGGCCGCCCTGCAGGCCGTAAAAATCATTCGGCAGGCTATTGAAGCAGTGGGCGGCGCTGATCACGGTGCGCGGATTGATCATCGAACCGGTGCAGTTGAAACCGATATTGCCGTTGGTCCGGTTCCACATGAAAATCTGGATGACACCGTCCCACGGAGCCGCGAACTCCTGCGCGCCCTCGTCCCCGACATCGTCACGAAACGGAATGGCAGCGGATGGCGCCGTCATTGCCAGCGCGAGCGTGCTTGCAGACGCAGCGGCGTAAAGGCTTGCCTTGATCCCTTTGATCATTGGAATTTCCCCTTTTTGATTTTCTGGCGCAGGCCCGGAAACGGCTTCGACATCGGCCTGCAAGGCGGCTAAGATTAGGCCGAAACATCGTGCAAACAAACATTTTCGTAATGAAACGCGCCCGGTTTTTTTTCGCCTGTGTCCTTCTGATCTGGATGGCGCCTGGCTGCACGCCGGCCCCGTCGGCCGATTCCGGCCACGCGCCGCGGCCCTTTCTGGACCTGGAATCGCAGCCCCCTTCCAACCAGATTATGCCCCCGCAAATGGTTCGTATTTCCGGCATGGTGTCACCCGTCAGGGCAGACCAGATCACCGGCACCTGGCATGCAGGAATGTGTGAACTGACCCTGTCGGGTGACGGACTGCAGGGCGAGGCGGCTGTATCCGGTGAGTGCCCGCCTGGTCTTGATGCGGTGTCTGGCTGGGTGATCGAGGCGGAGCACCGCGCACGTCTCAGCCTTGCAGATCAGAACGGCAATGAGTTGTGGGCGGGCATCTATACCCGTACCGGCCTGCTCAGCGGCATTGCAGCCGGTAGCGGTGCGCTGGAGTTCGCCCGCTAGCACCGGCAGGACACGCCTCGACACCCGCCGCCTGAGCCGTTAATCCCGTCGCCAAACACAATACCGAGCGGGCCTGTCATGGCCTGCCATCAGGAGGACAGACCGATGAGCGCCGATATCCGCACCATCCCGCACTTTATCAAGGGCAAGCATGAGGCGGGCGCGTCTGACCGTTTTGGCGATGTGTTCGATCCGAGCGCTGGCGAGGTGCAGGCGCGCGTGCCTCTGGCCACCAGGGCAGAGCTGGTCCAGGCGGTGGAGATCGCCCGCGAAGCCCAGATCGGCTGGGCGGCAACCAATCCACAGCGCCGCGCCCGCGTCATGTTCCGCTTCAAGGCGCTGGTCGAAGAGAATATGGAAGACTTGGCCCGCATGCTCGCCTCCGAGCACGGCAAGGTGGTCGCTGACGCCAAAGGCGACATCCAGCGCGGCCTTGAAGTGATCGAGTTTGCCTGCGGCGTGCCTCACCTGCTCAAAGGCGAGTACACCGAAGGGGCTGGCCCCGGCATCGATGTCTATTCCATGCGCCAGCCGCTGGGCGTCGTGGCGGGCATCACCCCGTTCAACTTCCCGGCCATGATCCCGATGTGGATGTTTGGCGTCGCCATCGCGTGCGGCAATGCCTTCATCCTCAAACCCTCAGAGCGCGACCCGTCCGTGCCGCTGCGCCTGGCCGAGCTGATGCGCGAGGCGGGCCTGCCCGATGGCGTTCTGAATGTCGTACATGGCGACAAGGAAGTCGTGGACGCGATCCTGGAGCACCCGGACGTCAAGGCCGTCAGCTTTGTCGGCTCATCTGACATCGCCCAGTACGTCTATGTGAAGGGCGCAGAGAACGGCAAGCGCGTCCAAGCCATGGGCGGCGCAAAAAACCACGGCATTGTCATGCCGGACGCCGACATGGATCAGGTCGTGAAAGACCTTGTGGGTTCCGCCTTCGGGTCGGCCGGTGAGCGCTGCATGGCGCTGCCTGTCGCTGTTCCGGTCGGCGAGGACACCGCCAACCGCCTGATCGAAGCACTGATCCCGGAGATCGAGAAACTCACGCCCGGCCATTCGCTGGACCCGGATGCCATTTACGGCCCCGTCGTCACCGCCGCCCACAAGGCGCGCATTGAGAGCTATATCGAGATGGGCGTCAAAGAGGGCGCGGAGCTTCTCATCGATGGGCGCGGTTTTGAACTGCAAGGCCACGAGAAGGGCTTCTTTGTCGGCCCGTCGCTCTTCGACCGCGTGCGCCCGGATATGCGCTCCTACCAGGAAGAGATTTTCGGCCCCGTCCTGCAGATCGTACGCGCCAAGGACCTGGAAGAGGCCGCCCGCCTGCCGAGCGAACACCAGTACGGCAATGGCGTTGCCATCTTCACCCGCAACGGGCTTGCCGCGCGCGAGTTTGCCGCAAAGGTGAATGTGGGCATGGTCGGCATCAACGTGCCGATCCCGGTGCCGGTCGCCTACCACACCTTCGGGGGCTGGAAGCGCTCGGCCTTTGGCGATTCCAACCAGCACGGCATGGAGGGGGTGCGCTTCTTCACCAAGATCAAGACGGTCACCCAGCGCTGGCCGTCTGGCGAGGTTGCCGACCAGTCCTTCATCATCCCGACCATGGGGTAGGGTGACCGCGTCAAATCCGTGCTATCACTGCCCGCATGGACACAGCGCTCGCCATACCCACGCTGGACGATGCCCGCGCCCGCCTGATGGCGGCGCGGGACAGCTTGCGTGCGCTTGGCGTTACCGCGATTACCCTGTTCGGCTCGATAGCTAGCGGCAAGGCTCATCCGGCCAGCGATGTGGATGTCGTCATCGAGACGGCGGAGGAGAGCTTCGGCTATGACGCGCTGCTCGCTGTGGCCGAGCGTCTGGAGGACATCTTCCTGCGCGATGTGGACGTGATCCATCAACGCTCGCTCTCGCCGGAGCTCAAGCGGGAAGTGGCGATCACAGGTGTGAGAGTGGCGTTGTGAGGGCCCAGATACGCAAACGCCTGTCAGACGCGCTCACCGAAGCGCGCTTTGCGCACGGGCTTGTCACTGAACGGGACGCTGACGCGATTGCGCGCGATCCTGTCGCCCGGCGGGCACTTGAACGCGCCTGTGAGATTGTCAGTGAAGCCCTTCGCGCAGCCATTGAAAGCGAGCCGGGTATAGTGGCGGACTACCCGGACATCCCGTGGAAGAAGGCCATCGGGCTGCGCACCCGTCTCGCCCATGCCTATGACAGGGTCGATATCGCTTTCCTCACCGATGCCGCCAGAAACGCATTCCCGGACCTGATCTCGAAGCTGGAGAAGGCGCTGGCCTAGGAACGCTGGCACAACCGCACACAAAAAACCCCGCCGGAGCACTCCGGCGGGGTTTTGCGTGTCAGGCGCAGGCTGGAAGCGCCTACTCCTCACCATCCATCAGGTTCTGCATGAGGAAGGTGTATTCCAGCGCGAGCCGGTTGGCGGTCTCGCGCAGGTTTGCCGCCGCCGAGTGGCCGCCTTCCATGTTCTCGTAATAGAGCATGTCGAGGCCGAGCGCGTCGGTGAGATAGGCGAGCTTCCTCGCGTGAGCGGGATGCACCCGATCGTCCTTGGTCGAGGTCAGAAGGAAGAGTGGCGGGTATTCCCGGTCCGGGTTCACATTGTGAAGCGGCGAGATCGAGCGCAGGAAGTCGCGCTCCTCCGGGTTCTCGTCCGGGAAGCCGTATTCGGCCTGCCAGCTGGCGCCTGCGAGCATGGTGTGGAAGCGCATCATGTCCAGTAGCGGCACCTGGCTGATGACGGCGCCAAACAGATCCGGGCGCTGGGTATACATCACGCCGGTCAGAAGCCCGCCATTGGAGCCGCCCATCACGCCGAGCTGGCCAGTGGTGGTGACGCCATCCTCGACAAGGGCTTCGGCCACCGCGATCAGATCATCATAGATGCGCTGGCGGTTGGTGGTCAGGCCCGCCTGGTGCCAGGCGGGGCCGAACTCGCCGCCGCCGCGAATATTGGCCAGCACATAGGTGCCGCCATTTTCCAGCCAGAGCCGGCCCATCGTGCCCGAATAGGACGGGTTCAGGCTGACCTGGAAACCGCCATAGGCATAAAGCAGGGTTGGCCCCGGCTCGGCGCCCGAGCGTTCCGGATTGTGGATGATGAAATAGGGGATGCGCGTGCCGTCTGCGCTGAC is drawn from Glycocaulis alkaliphilus and contains these coding sequences:
- a CDS encoding CoA-acylating methylmalonate-semialdehyde dehydrogenase; protein product: MRTIPHFIKGKHEAGASDRFGDVFDPSAGEVQARVPLATRAELVQAVEIAREAQIGWAATNPQRRARVMFRFKALVEENMEDLARMLASEHGKVVADAKGDIQRGLEVIEFACGVPHLLKGEYTEGAGPGIDVYSMRQPLGVVAGITPFNFPAMIPMWMFGVAIACGNAFILKPSERDPSVPLRLAELMREAGLPDGVLNVVHGDKEVVDAILEHPDVKAVSFVGSSDIAQYVYVKGAENGKRVQAMGGAKNHGIVMPDADMDQVVKDLVGSAFGSAGERCMALPVAVPVGEDTANRLIEALIPEIEKLTPGHSLDPDAIYGPVVTAAHKARIESYIEMGVKEGAELLIDGRGFELQGHEKGFFVGPSLFDRVRPDMRSYQEEIFGPVLQIVRAKDLEEAARLPSEHQYGNGVAIFTRNGLAAREFAAKVNVGMVGINVPIPVPVAYHTFGGWKRSAFGDSNQHGMEGVRFFTKIKTVTQRWPSGEVADQSFIIPTMG
- a CDS encoding DUF86 domain-containing protein codes for the protein MRAQIRKRLSDALTEARFAHGLVTERDADAIARDPVARRALERACEIVSEALRAAIESEPGIVADYPDIPWKKAIGLRTRLAHAYDRVDIAFLTDAARNAFPDLISKLEKALA
- a CDS encoding nucleotidyltransferase family protein, yielding MDTALAIPTLDDARARLMAARDSLRALGVTAITLFGSIASGKAHPASDVDVVIETAEESFGYDALLAVAERLEDIFLRDVDVIHQRSLSPELKREVAITGVRVAL